The sequence tcgaacccatgaccccaGTACGGTAGATAGGCGCTTTCCCGACTAAGCttcgaaggacctccgtcgtcctccgcagcatAGTGAGTAATTTTTGGTAATTCTGGCTTCTCAGAttatatagggtaaaatgcccaatagtggaccccctagtagcggaattttactcttcctgtcatacggcttagaaattttcaaaatattaactctgcttaatatctaacaacaagctctgcatcccctcttcacgatacatacataaaacacccaaatacgagacgtttttcgttgaaattaacattttaaagtctaactgaattcgccctatagtagaccccctgggggtccataataggaaattgcttccctatagtcgacacttcatttgattttcatgtttcgtttcgggacgttcttcttccctattatggaccccccaaaatattcctataatggacactctcgtgtttattttttataaaattgtaaaaactcATCTAATttaactttccatagcatttccaacgcatgtaatcaaatcataggactgtaaggtaggttctcccggtagaatttcatagcaaaatgttgacattgtgcagtaataatgcaaaaatggctggagggtccactattggttgggggtccactattgttgaaacaatttaacgtaaaattaggtactttatTCTAATCGTGTGCGCCAAAAAAAGTTGCATACAAGTTAAGTGATTTTCGCTTTGACACTCCACTGTAACAACAAAAACATGAATCGAAgttattttgtttttagcaaaataCAGTTAACAAGCAATTCCAACTACATTTTATGATATAGAGCATAGTTTGGTTGAAAAGTTtattaaactcaaattattaaaatacattGGTTTACTTTATCAGCTTGTTGTTATATATTGATATTTGTGACCTGACAAAATGAGCTTATTGAAGAACCCTGTTTGGTGAGTAATGTTCCAATGGATATGTTTGCAATGTTGTTTATTTCAATATTATAGATGACCGTTTAGCACATTTGCatgatttcaaattattttaactTGTAGTCCATTCGAGAAGCAAGAGGTGGTTTGCAAAATATGCGAGGGAATCGATGGCGCAATGGAATCGATTTTCTGTGAACAAAATGATCATCGACTGTTAAACAAGATCTTCAAATCGACCAACGTTAAGGTATGGAAAATACTAAAtgaaaaatgcatgaaacttaaGTGTCAGATAATGATTGTTCCAAATGttttattaaacaaaattatacTAAAAAGATGTACATACTTTCATTCGGAGCTATTTGTATTTTCATCTTTAAAGCATCGTATCATGATGGCAATGCTAAAAAACCCTAAATTAGCATTAAAAAAATACCCGTATGTTTTGTGTTACCTGAATTATAATTAAAGATGTTTATTTATCAACTTATACCTACTTAATTATTTTAGCTAATTTCTAAAAAGGAAACATAATACCAATACCAATAGCATATGTAAACAATGTGATCAATTTTACCGAGGAAAtgaatttaagtttttttttcttcacaatTTAAGGTAGAACCAGTCTGTGGGATCCTTTCGCCGATTTGTGAGTTCTGTCGAACACGGATTGATCAGTTTGATGATGATTTTAAACCTCACTGTAAAGAATATGTGGTTGAGAAGGTGGTTTCAACGGCTCCCGATGATGATCCGTTCAACAGTTTGGATCCTTGTCAAATTGATCAGGATGAGGAGGAGAAATACAGATCAGAAAAGAAACAACTTAAGAATGAACCTTTCGTTAAACAAGTTCCACTACCTTTGAAATTCGACGATGAAAAAGATGAGCAGATCAATGTGCCAGAGAGTCTGGTTGATGCGATGGTCGAATCATTTGACAATTCTGATGGTTTATTGATCGAAATGGAATCGGATCGCGAAAATGATCCTGAAATCCAAGATGAAGCAAAGGGTGAGGAAGACTCATCTACAAAAGTGATGAAAAAAAGAGGAAGAGGTCGACCGAGGTCAAGATTTTCATCGGAAGGAATGAAACAGGCTGTTAAGTGTGAAATTTGCGGTAAACTGGTGATGTATATGAAGGATCACATGCGGATGCACGAAAAGGATAAAAAATTCAAATGCCCTCATTGCGATCGTTCGTTTTCACAAAGCAATAATCTAATCTATCATATCAGAAAGCATACCGGGGAGAAACCGTTCCCTTGCGATAAGTGCGACAAAAGCTTCATTTGCAAATCACACCTGCTTTCTCATGCGGTAAGTAGAATCAAGTTGTTGGCTTTATCTTTGGTTGTCCTCATTCTGATCCTTGTTTATAAATTTCTCCTTCTTACATCAGTCTTTAAACTTTCCATTTAATggcctttaattttttttaaatttttgtcttatttttccTTCATGTTTGCACGCTTTTTTGTAAGAGTATTGTATTCACCTTTTGTTTTTTTACTTTTAGCGATCTCATGAGAATGATAAACCTTTTCAATGTGAATTCTGCTCAAAACGCTTCAATCAGGCTTGTAACTTGACTAAGCACTTGCGAGTACACAGTGGTGAAAAACCATACAGCTGCAAGCAGTGCGGCAAGGCATTTATGAACCTGTCCAACATGAAAGTTCATGCGAAAAGGCACAGCGGTGATCAGAACTATACCTGCGAGATATGTTCGAAAAGCTTTTATGATAACTATCACTTAGTGAGACATATGATGGTGCACTCCAAGAAGAAGCACCTCAAATGCGTACGTTGCTCAAAACAATTCAACTCGATTGATGAACTCAAATCGCACTCAACACAACACAAGGGACCTGAGGAAATTATATGCTGTGAAATTTGTAGTAAGCCCTTCAATACTATATTCAAGCTAAATTTACACATGCGCGTCCACGAGCCAGCTGACAAAGATTCGTTGAAATGTAAAGTTTGTCTCATGGAGTTCGAACGACAGGATCAACTAGAACTTCATCGTGTTCGGGTACACGGTGAACCAAAACAGCGACCGAAGGTGTCTCGAGAGATTATCATCGACCCGGAAACGGCAAACAAGCAATTGCAAGGACCTTTTCAAAAGCCATACCAATGCGATGTTTGCTTCAAGTTATTCAACCAATCTTACAGTTTGAAAGTACATTTGAAGACGCACATATCGGACGATAAACTGCACACATGTGACAAGTGTCCTCGAATGTTTCGCCGAAGGGATCACTTGGAAGCACATCAACGCAGGGGGGAATGCATTGAAAGGACGGAATCGAAACCGGTGGAAGCACCGGAGAACACATCAATTGATTTGTCCCCTGAGGCAATTTTGGACACGCAACAGATAGTATTTAAATATGAGATTCAAAATGCGTAGCAGTTTGTTTTCCATGTggcagatgtttgaataaataatacagTATTGCTTTAATAATGAAAGCCATTTTTAATGGATAGACATCCTAGGAATCGACTTTTTTTCTGGAATGTTAGTTGATAAAAGTATTCATGTACCTATTAGGTAAGGTCTAGCTGATGTTTGCGGTAAGTTTCAGAGTTGAAACCCGTATTCTGCTTGGATCTTCCCTGCGCTATGCACATCGCTTTCTTGTGGCCGTGGTATAACTTTCGAGAACAATTTTCGTCGGATTTATTGTCTGACAtcctggctacatgcccggcccaacATAGTTGTCGGATTCAAGAATTAATTAGAATAAATTCCTATTACCTACAAATTACTACTTCAGCTTCTAATAACAACGACCGTCCAAAATCTGGATTAGTGCGGTAAGATAGCATGAAACCTGAACCGTACTTGCGTGCAAGATTTGAAATATGTTCATGTCTGACCACACCGTTGGACGTGCCGTGTCTGACATCTAACAGACGTCAGTGTCAGAAACATCAGGCGTTCAGAAAATCGACTCTTTTCGTTCGTGAGGTTTGCTGTTTTCCTTCAGTTGCCTTCTGTTAATCGTTTGCGCTGTGTGTGTTTTTCTTGATGTCTGTTACTCACCTGCTCTAAGTAGTGAAGCACCGTCCTGCGTGACCATAGTGGCCCGTCTGCTGCTTCCGAAGGAGCGGCGTGTTGGAGAAGAGAAGAAATAAAAGTGGTCTCCTGTGTCTAGATAAGCTAGAAGAAGAAACCTTCAGCCATCATCGGAGGCAGTATCGGAATTTTGTGTTCCTAGTCGTGGGAGCTTGTGGGGATCTAAAGTTTAGTGAGGGTTTCTGTGAAAAATTGTTCCCCGAACATCTGGTTCTCGAAGGGCTACCATTGTTTCACCCATCACGGCCACGAAAGTGTGCGGAAACGGGTGGACTTGCGCTGGTGTACTTCTGGAGCTATGTTTGTGACAGGAAAATCATATCAATAAAGAGGAAGACGTCGACATtgttaaaggaaaaaaaatcaatcatctAAAGAAACTTTTCCGAGAGGAAAAGGAAAATTGCCAAGAAAAACGtagatttaattttgatttatttcgaTTGGTATGAGAacaagaagaaataaaataaatataaattcgcATTAGTCGCGATCTAATGGTGGTTTTCGGAAGCAAAAAGATAATGGAGTAAGATTTTATCGCAAACTTGCTGCGAAACAAAGTGCCAGTCAGCAGAAGCTCTTTTAAGAAGTTGAAAGCCGAATAAGTTTCCTGTTCCTACGGTACAGGTCGTACTCAGGTGTTGTAAAATTTGCACATTGCTTGTCGGTTTTGTCATTGTCTGTGACCGCTAAAAGAAGAGCCAAGtgtaaaacaaaataattacGGTTTATGTAAGCATTTTTCATGTGAAGGGAAAGTTTATCAAAGCCATTTCAGAATCCGCATCCGACCGAAAGTGGTTGCGGtagtgtttaaaaaaaataacagctTCTTTGCTGAAGAAGTTCAATGTTCTGTAATAGTGTCCATCATCGTCATCAGTATCTCGTGAATAGTGCGGTGTTTCTTCGTCGTCAGTCTCCTGACTCTGCGCTTCGGCGAAGCAGTAAATCTAATTAGACGACAAGATCGGGGGCTCTTTTCGATTGTTAAATAGATACAACTTGTGGTCATTAACCAGCGAACAAGAAGCAACAAGAACGAGTGCAAACAGAAGAAGATCATTCTTGGAGAAGACACGCACACAAGTCCAACAAAAATACTGCGAGGGCTTCGGAACACCGCACGGTCATCACCAGGCGGCACCACCATCAGCACCGGTGGATTTCTTAACAGAACAGGTAAATTGCTTTGCTGTTTACTTCCATTTGCATTGAACTTCGCCGTATTGGGGTTCTATATTTTTCTCTAACGAATTTGGCAAATTACTTAATTGGAAACGACATGATTTGAATGTTTTGATGATCGTATGCATATCTAGGCCATCTCTAAAATTATAGTACAGTTGGATTTTAATTCCCATGACTGAACCGCGTGGAGTAGGAACTTATAATTTGCACTGTTTTATCCAGAGAGGTTGATCGTGCCTTTTTGCAGTTTTCGTTTATGCTTTCGTTTTCAGGTCATGATTCCTACAAGTCTTCCATTGCATTTGAGATCGCCCAATGAGTATTAAGTTTTGTTGTAAGAAATTCGTGGTTGGACAGTAGGTTCGACACTACAGAGACAGAATCACAGTAGAGGAAATCAATTTACATTTACTCATTTTTACTAATGTAGTAGTATACTATCTACCATTATATGCATAACGCTCCATGTAGATATGAAATGCAAGATTGCTAACCAAAGATTTAAACCCATATTTTAAACATCGTGAGTTTTTATATTCTACTAGCAGATCCGACAACTTCGTTTCgccaaaaattgatttattttctgattagttTTTGACTcattcagaaatttctgtttaatttgtacggaagcccccctttccaaaggggggaggggtctcgaacgatattaagaaccttccccggctcaaaaaacctctgtatacaaattttcacgccgatcggttgagtagtttcggagtctataaggttcagacaggcagaaattcatttttatgtatatagattttgtAGTTTGTGATTCAGCGTCAAGACTTGTTGGCAAAACATTCTTTCAATaagtatataaataaatatgaagcCAAGCATGCTTTTCATCATGTTTAAGAATCGAAATCTCGAATCGaagcgattcgatttggctaaaactttactaggcacctgtttaaattgtatacatctctattgattttgacccttgtatctggaaataattataaagaaacCACTTtttatatggggctccatacaACAGccctgtctttataattatttccaacagataCACGTATAAGCTGAATATATGGAGAAACGAACATCACCAAGAAATGCAACCAACTTAAGGCTTTGTAGGGATTCACAAAAGATAGAGTAAAAAATTTCTGTTAAATAAGCCGGGTTAATTACATATTCACTATCCAAAacctcagaccgcatcgtgctttcgtgctgtgcggttctttctctctttgcggaaggaagtttttaatactacccgaagctattttaatttcaacggtgctttttagcgctatttgtacccactgatccagttacgatctttgcaaggacccgtgccttcgttttacgttggacgcgtttgcggaagtaaaattccatcaagcggtggtaatcctgtaGGGACACTGTTCTGGGAAAGAACCTCTTAGAAGGttacgtctccacgctcagcaatgagcattgataaaaacaagaggaagggaaagtcgctgaattctccactgccttctaagaaacaaggtttcaagaccgtcctgccaaagcgcggataaaatagaaggaagctggagaattcagatattccttctaactctaatatcggaaataattcttctccaatcaaactgagcaatcagttcgatttgattaatgatgaaattgagcaaatcgaatatacctctagcccaggtgattcgattcatgcgaaaaagcaaaggattccgccaattgtggtatctgttgccgagttttctggcttccggaatgagattttgagtaaccttcaggggatcaaggtttcatttcagattgctaggaagggtgactgccgcgttttgccgggatcctttgacgatcgcaaacatcttcttcagtatttaactgagaagcgccataaattcttcacatacgacgacaaaactgagcgattgttcaaagtcgtcttgaaaggtctccccagtgatgataaatcactggatgagattaaaattgaaatttctcaattacttggattttcaccagtccaagtaattaagatgaaaaagaaatcccactctggtacttctcagaggggcatttctcaagaattttatttagttcattttaacaaaagtgaactaaataatatgaaaagtttggtaaaggcctgtattatgtcccatgtccgtgttacatgggaacatttccgcaggcctgggggaaatttccaaaaccccacccagtgccgtaagtgccaaaagtggggtcatggaaccaaacattgtcacatggatgctaaatgcatgatttgtggtggaacctctcacgccaaggacgcatgtcctgtgagagaagattccaataaatttaaatgtgcaaattgtgggggcaatcataaatccaatttctgggaatgcccttcacgcaagttttgaattcccgtgcaaaattgatgacgggaaattccaatcggatcccagattcgacgggtagaaatttttcaaacgctcaaatttcgaaaccagttaccggtcgagcaattcatacccaccacaattcacaaacaaattttgctgctcgtcaacgggtagcaagcacttcagtaaattacaattttcgaatgtacctacgtatgcaaacatcgctgctggtagacaaaatttctcttctcaaaatgaggtttatacccatgtcccaaaggaaaataatggtcatgttgccgattcaggtagcatgactgcttccgattttgattttaactgaacaattgcatcacatgattgatgcaatgttcaaagcaaataccatatcagaagctgttcaggttggtataaagtacacacaaaaattgttatcggactccgttttaatggatctaaataattgtgtgaaagttctaaattggaatgcccgctctctaaagggtaaggaagatgaattattcaacttcctaacagttcataatgtgcatattgccattataacagaaacttatttaaagcccggactctccattaaaagagatccaaattattttatctacagaaatgatcgtcttgacagcgcctgtggtggggtcgccattgtcattaatagacgtatcaaacataaattattttcttcgtttgaaaccaaagttttgaaaccttgggagtttctgttgaaacaaattttggtcaattttccttcattgcagcctatttgccttttcaatgcaatgggcagcaaaagaatttgttgaaagctgatcttcaaattctgactcgcaacaaatcaaaattcttcgtaattggtgacttcaatgccaaacaccgttcatggaataatgctcaaagcaattccaacggcaacattttatttgaagattgttctgcgggatattatactattcaatatcccaatggcccaacttgtttttcatccactgaaatccttcgacaattgatttggttttaacggattcaagtcagctgtgtggccaattggtaactcatgctgactttgactctgatcaccttcctgtgacatttgaaatctcacaagaagccatttataatccaatcagctctacttttaattatcatagagctgattgggatttatataaaacgtatatcgataggaattttgatgttaatattcctttggataccaaaagttatattgacaatgcgctcgtatctttgacaaatttaattgtcgaagccagaggcattgcaattccgaaatgtgaagttaaattcaactccattattattgacgacgatcttcagctactgatccgtcttaaaaatgtgaggcgaagacaataccaaagaactcgcgatcccgctttgaaagttatttggcgagatttgcaaaatgaaattaaaaaacgtttcgctattctgagaaataccaactttgagaataatgtctcgaagttggaccCCAGTTCGAaaaccttttggaaattaacgaaaattcttagaaaacctcaaaagccaattccagcgcttaaagagggaaataaaattttattaacaaatggcgaaaaggctcaaaaacttgctcagcagttcgagagtgcccataattttagtctaggtctcactagtccaattgaggatcaggttacacgaagcttcgaagacattctcaaccaagataatgtttttgacccttcgttgggaactaatttggatgaagtgagatctattactagaaaatttaaaaatatgaaagctccgggtgatgatggtattttctacatacttatcaaaaacttcctgagagctctttatcctttttggttaatttatttaacaaatgttttcaattggcatacttcccagataaatggaaaaatgccaaagttgttccaattttgaagccgggcaaaaatccagctgaggcttctagttatcgcccaatcagtttgctttcttcaataagcaaactgtttgaaaagattattttaaatagaatgatggttcatattaatgacaattctatttttgctgatgagcaatttggttttcgcaatgggcattcaaccactcatcagctattaagagttacgaactttattcggctcaacaaatctgaaggatattcgactggagttgctcttcttgatatagagaaagcatttgacagtgtttggcatgaaggtttgattgtaaaattgatgaattttaattttcctctgtacattattaaactgatccaaaattatttatcagatcgctcactgcaggtaaactatcagaattctaaatctgatagattacctgtaagggctggtgtcccccaaggcagcatactggggtccattttgtataacatttttacttctgacttacctgatttaccaccagggtgtcaaaaatctttgtttgcagatgacacaggtctctcagccaaagggcgtagccttcgtgtcatttgtagtagattgcaaaaagtttggatattttctccacttacttgcagaaatggaaaatttccccgaatgcttccaaaactcagcttat comes from Armigeres subalbatus isolate Guangzhou_Male chromosome 2, GZ_Asu_2, whole genome shotgun sequence and encodes:
- the LOC134210298 gene encoding zinc finger protein 26-like, which translates into the protein MSLLKNPVCPFEKQEVVCKICEGIDGAMESIFCEQNDHRLLNKIFKSTNVKVEPVCGILSPICEFCRTRIDQFDDDFKPHCKEYVVEKVVSTAPDDDPFNSLDPCQIDQDEEEKYRSEKKQLKNEPFVKQVPLPLKFDDEKDEQINVPESLVDAMVESFDNSDGLLIEMESDRENDPEIQDEAKGEEDSSTKVMKKRGRGRPRSRFSSEGMKQAVKCEICGKLVMYMKDHMRMHEKDKKFKCPHCDRSFSQSNNLIYHIRKHTGEKPFPCDKCDKSFICKSHLLSHARSHENDKPFQCEFCSKRFNQACNLTKHLRVHSGEKPYSCKQCGKAFMNLSNMKVHAKRHSGDQNYTCEICSKSFYDNYHLVRHMMVHSKKKHLKCVRCSKQFNSIDELKSHSTQHKGPEEIICCEICSKPFNTIFKLNLHMRVHEPADKDSLKCKVCLMEFERQDQLELHRVRVHGEPKQRPKVSREIIIDPETANKQLQGPFQKPYQCDVCFKLFNQSYSLKVHLKTHISDDKLHTCDKCPRMFRRRDHLEAHQRRGECIERTESKPVEAPENTSIDLSPEAILDTQQIVFKYEIQNALDDKIGGSFRLLNRYNLWSLTSEQEATRTSANRRRSFLEKTRTQVQQKYCEGFGTPHGHHQAAPPSAPVDFLTEQVKPVCGILSPICEFCRTRIDQFDDDFKPHCKEYVVEKVVSTAPDDDPFNSLDPCQIDQDEQEKYRSEKKQLKNEPFVKQVPLPLKFDDEKDEQINVPESLVDAMVESFDNSDGLLIEMESDRENDPEMQDEAKGEEDSSAKVMKKRGRGRPRSRFSSEGMKQAVKCEICGKLVMYMKDHMRMHEKDKKFKCPHCDRSFSQSNNLIYHIRKHTGEKPFPCDKCDKSFICKSHLLSHARSHENDKPFQCEFCSKRFNQACNLTKHLRVHSGEKPYSCKQCGKAFMNLSNMKVHAKRHSGDQNYTCEICSKSFYDNYHLVRHMMVHSKKKHLKCVRCSKQFNSIDELKSHSTQHKGPEEIICCEICSKPFNTIFKLNLHMRVHEPADKDSLKCKVCLMEFERQDQLELHRVRVHGEPKQRPKVSREIIIDPETANKQLQGPFQKPYQCDVCFKLFNQSYSLKVHLKTHISDDKLHTCDKCPRMFRRRDHLEAHQRRGECIERTESKPVEAPENTTIDLSPVAVLDTQQIVFKYEIQNA